One genomic region from Osmerus eperlanus chromosome 6, fOsmEpe2.1, whole genome shotgun sequence encodes:
- the fbxw4 gene encoding F-box/WD repeat-containing protein 4 isoform X1, translated as MLLFQLPEDVLYHILSYLDCKSLTRLSQVCKTINNFINRDAVWREIAKESINTGITRQGRDFYPHIPLKERVKVSQNWCHGICRKHVPLKWKINLLPWIQLSDDVLYLSQAADIAAYPLRQDRGKLLRKPMAVFSGHQDDVCRFAVTDTHIVSGGSDGKILVHHRRSGFSVEYSGHNQEVNCLDCRGGMIISGSRDRTARLWSLSSNCPKYTIPLYDRVWSVAISPTLSSFVTGTACCENFAPLRIWDVERCECVCCLGSEFRRGAGVLDMVYESPFQLLTCGYDTYIRSWDLRLSPRKCVMEWEEPHDSALYCIQTDGNHMIASGSSYYGVVRLWDKRQTRCLQSFQLTSAVSSPVYCLRFNSSHLYVALATALHALDFRHGTQPCR; from the exons ATGTTGTTATTTCAGTTACCAGAGGATGTCCTTTACCACATTTTGTCGTATTTGGACTGCAAGTCTTTGACTCGTCTTTCTCAAGTTTGCAAAACAATTAATAATTTTATCAACCGTGACGCAGTATGGAGGGAGATAGCGAAAGAGAGCATAAACACTGGAATAACACGACAAGGAAGAGACTT TTACCCTCATATCCCCCTGAAAGAAAGAGTGAAGGTGTCTCAGAACTGGTGCCACGGGATATGTAGAAAACATGTCCCCCTCAAATGGAAGATCAA CTTGTTGCCATGGATCCAGTTGAGCGATGACGTGCTGTATCTGTCTCAGGCTGCGGACATCGCAGCGTATCCTCTACGACAAGACAGAGGGAAGCTCCTGCGCAAACCAATGGCTGTGTTCTCTGGGCACCAGGATGATGTGTGCCGCTTCGCTGTGACGGACACACACATCGTGAGTGGGGGAAG TGATGGGAAGATCCTGGTCCATCACAGGAGAAGTGGCTTCTCTGTGGAGTATTCTGGTCACAACCAGGAGGTGAACTGCCTGGACTGCAGAGGAGGGATGATCATTAGTGGTTCCAGAGACAGGACAGCCAGG TTATGGAGCCTGTCTTCCAACTGCCCCAAGTATACAATCCCCTTGTACGACAGGGTGTGGTCCGTGGCTATTAGTCCCACACTGAG CTCCTTCGTGACGGGCACGGCTTGCTGCGAGAACTTTGCGCCGCTGAGGATCTGGGATGTGGAGAG gtgtgagtgtgtgtgttgcttgggATCAGAGTTCCGGCGGGGCGCAGGTGTGCTGGACATGGTGTACGAGTCCCCCTTCCAGCTGCTCACCTGCGGCTACGACACCTACATCCGCTCCTGGGACCTCCGCCTCAGCCCCAG GAAGTGTGTCATGGAGTGGGAGGAGCCTCATGACAGTGCCCTATACTGCATCCAGACTGACGGGAATCACATGATCGCAAGTGGCTCCTCCTACTATGGCGTCGTTCGACTGTGGGACAAACGGCAAACCCGCTGCTTGCAG tcGTTTCAGCTGACCTCGGCCGTGAGCAGCCCGGTCTACTGCCTCCGCTTCAACTCCTCCCACCTGTACGTGGCCCTGGCCACCGCGCTGCACGCCCTCGACTTCAGACACGGGACGCAGCCGTGCAGATGA
- the fgf8a gene encoding fibroblast growth factor 8, whose translation MRRIPSPLSYLFLHFFAFCYYAQVTNQSPPNFTQHVSDQSKVTDRVSRRLIRTYQLYSRTSGKHVQVLPNKKINAMADDGDVHAKLVVETDTFGSRVRIKGAETGFYICMNKRGKLIGKKNGQGRDCIFTEIVLENNYTALRNARYENWYMAFTRRGRPRKGSRTRQHQREVHFMKRLPRGHQPVHQAHQRPFDFIQYPFSKRTKRTHHSAER comes from the exons ATGCGACGAATCCCATCTCCCTTGAGTTATCT GTTCCTACACTTCTTTGCATTCTGCTACTATGCTCAG GTAACCAATCAGTCCCCGCCTAATTTCACGCAGCATGTAAGCGACCAGAGTAAAGTGACGGACCGGGTGAGCCGCAGGTTAATTCGGACCTACCAACTTTATAGCCGAACCAGTGGGAAGCACGTGCAAGTTCTCCCTAATAAGAAGATCAACGCCATGGCGGATGATGGAGATGTTCATG CCAAGCTTGTTGTGGAGACGGACACATTTGGAAGTCGTGTGCGGATCAAGGGAGCCGAGACTGGATTCTATATCTGCATGAACAAGAGGGGGAAGCTGATTGGAAAG AAAAATGGTCAAGGCCGTGACTGCATCTTCACAGAGATCGTACTGGAGAACAACTACACGGCACTGAGGAACGCTCGCTACGAGAACTGGTACATGGCCTTTACCCGACGCGGTCGCCCACGGAAAGGCTCACGGACGCGCCAGCACCAACGCGAGGTCCACTTTATGAAGAGACTTCCTCGCGGACATCAACCCGTCCACCAGGCGCACCAACGGCCGTTCGACTTCATCCAGTACCCTTTCAGTAAGAGGACTAAACGCACACACCACTCAGCTGAGCGCTGA
- the fbxw4 gene encoding F-box/WD repeat-containing protein 4 isoform X2, whose product MEDQAADIAAYPLRQDRGKLLRKPMAVFSGHQDDVCRFAVTDTHIVSGGSDGKILVHHRRSGFSVEYSGHNQEVNCLDCRGGMIISGSRDRTARLWSLSSNCPKYTIPLYDRVWSVAISPTLSSFVTGTACCENFAPLRIWDVERCECVCCLGSEFRRGAGVLDMVYESPFQLLTCGYDTYIRSWDLRLSPRKCVMEWEEPHDSALYCIQTDGNHMIASGSSYYGVVRLWDKRQTRCLQSFQLTSAVSSPVYCLRFNSSHLYVALATALHALDFRHGTQPCR is encoded by the exons ATGGAAGATCAA GCTGCGGACATCGCAGCGTATCCTCTACGACAAGACAGAGGGAAGCTCCTGCGCAAACCAATGGCTGTGTTCTCTGGGCACCAGGATGATGTGTGCCGCTTCGCTGTGACGGACACACACATCGTGAGTGGGGGAAG TGATGGGAAGATCCTGGTCCATCACAGGAGAAGTGGCTTCTCTGTGGAGTATTCTGGTCACAACCAGGAGGTGAACTGCCTGGACTGCAGAGGAGGGATGATCATTAGTGGTTCCAGAGACAGGACAGCCAGG TTATGGAGCCTGTCTTCCAACTGCCCCAAGTATACAATCCCCTTGTACGACAGGGTGTGGTCCGTGGCTATTAGTCCCACACTGAG CTCCTTCGTGACGGGCACGGCTTGCTGCGAGAACTTTGCGCCGCTGAGGATCTGGGATGTGGAGAG gtgtgagtgtgtgtgttgcttgggATCAGAGTTCCGGCGGGGCGCAGGTGTGCTGGACATGGTGTACGAGTCCCCCTTCCAGCTGCTCACCTGCGGCTACGACACCTACATCCGCTCCTGGGACCTCCGCCTCAGCCCCAG GAAGTGTGTCATGGAGTGGGAGGAGCCTCATGACAGTGCCCTATACTGCATCCAGACTGACGGGAATCACATGATCGCAAGTGGCTCCTCCTACTATGGCGTCGTTCGACTGTGGGACAAACGGCAAACCCGCTGCTTGCAG tcGTTTCAGCTGACCTCGGCCGTGAGCAGCCCGGTCTACTGCCTCCGCTTCAACTCCTCCCACCTGTACGTGGCCCTGGCCACCGCGCTGCACGCCCTCGACTTCAGACACGGGACGCAGCCGTGCAGATGA